A single window of Haloferax marinisediminis DNA harbors:
- a CDS encoding ABC transporter ATP-binding protein, producing the protein MTDSILKTQNLTKEFGKLVAVDDVNLDIERGEFRSLIGPNGAGKTTTFNLLTGALRPTHGSVTFNGEDVSGLPPHKRVRRGLGRSFQITNVFSGLTVRENVRLAAQAARHQGFTPVEEFLDRKDSFDDVNEHTDRVLERSGLLGRGDELADVMAYGDKRRLEIAIVLATDPEMVLLDEPTAGMSAEETRETMDLIDEVLSDRTLLLIEHDIDLVMRVSDRITVLHRGQVLSEGTPDEVSEDPEVREAYFGGVEA; encoded by the coding sequence ATGACTGACTCGATACTCAAAACGCAGAATCTCACGAAGGAGTTCGGCAAACTCGTCGCCGTCGACGACGTGAATCTCGACATCGAACGTGGCGAGTTCCGGAGCCTCATCGGCCCGAACGGCGCCGGAAAGACGACGACGTTCAACCTCCTCACCGGAGCGCTCCGACCAACTCATGGGTCCGTGACGTTCAACGGAGAAGACGTGTCTGGATTGCCACCGCACAAACGTGTGCGGCGCGGACTCGGGCGCTCGTTCCAGATTACGAACGTCTTCTCGGGGTTGACCGTCCGTGAGAACGTTCGACTCGCTGCACAGGCTGCTCGACACCAGGGATTTACACCCGTCGAGGAGTTCCTCGACCGGAAAGACTCGTTCGACGACGTGAACGAGCACACCGACCGCGTCCTCGAACGCTCCGGGTTGCTGGGTCGTGGCGACGAACTCGCCGACGTGATGGCCTACGGTGACAAACGGCGTCTCGAAATCGCCATCGTCCTCGCGACAGACCCCGAGATGGTCCTCTTGGACGAACCGACGGCGGGGATGAGCGCCGAAGAGACACGTGAGACGATGGACCTCATCGACGAGGTGCTGTCGGACCGGACGCTCCTACTCATCGAACACGATATCGACCTCGTGATGCGGGTCTCCGACCGTATCACGGTGCTTCACCGCGGACAGGTTCTCTCTGAGGGAACACCCGACGAAGTCTCAGAAGACCCAGAGGTCCGCGAAGCGTACTTCGGAGGTGTCGAAGCATGA
- the paaE gene encoding 1,2-phenylacetyl-CoA epoxidase subunit PaaE: protein MRRSLDPSVTTSGETKAAQCPYCDGTNTVREHPKGPSLCRSMHFCNDCQEPFEKFG, encoded by the coding sequence ATGCGACGTTCACTCGACCCAAGCGTCACGACGTCAGGCGAGACGAAGGCTGCACAGTGTCCGTACTGTGACGGCACGAACACCGTTCGAGAGCATCCGAAAGGTCCCTCACTCTGCCGGTCGATGCACTTCTGCAACGACTGTCAGGAGCCGTTCGAGAAGTTCGGCTAA
- the paaA gene encoding 1,2-phenylacetyl-CoA epoxidase subunit PaaA, with protein MDLETVKQRAGPREFSPKDDMPEEYRKAATRMIQFHANSEIMGAYLERPFIRQAPSLERKLAFSAKTQDEIGHGQLLYRAAESLGIKTRDEMLDELANGEGKFLNCFHYPMESWVETPMIAFFVDGAAMRRQATLKSTSWEPYAHAMDKVCFEEGFHVKHGEAILHELMTGSKKEQEMTQEAFNTWWPRIIQFFGPTDKQSTHHGFASEVGLKQKSNDELRRAFLNTYIPKAEKYGLEIPDTPRIEKNDDGTYNVHEEDLDWDEFFQIAKNEYEPGRGQIDARKAGQEAVAWVRESMDNHEQRLYGSTTQQAAD; from the coding sequence ATGGACCTCGAAACTGTCAAACAACGGGCTGGACCGCGCGAGTTCTCCCCGAAGGACGATATGCCGGAGGAGTATCGCAAGGCTGCGACCCGGATGATACAGTTCCACGCGAACAGTGAAATCATGGGTGCGTACCTCGAACGACCGTTCATCCGCCAGGCACCGAGTCTCGAACGCAAGCTCGCGTTCTCGGCGAAGACGCAAGACGAGATTGGACACGGCCAACTGCTCTACCGTGCCGCCGAGAGTCTCGGCATCAAGACGCGCGACGAGATGCTCGACGAACTGGCGAACGGTGAAGGGAAGTTCCTCAACTGCTTCCACTACCCGATGGAGTCGTGGGTCGAGACGCCCATGATTGCGTTCTTCGTCGACGGCGCGGCGATGCGACGGCAGGCGACGCTCAAGAGCACCTCCTGGGAACCGTACGCCCACGCGATGGACAAGGTGTGTTTCGAAGAGGGCTTCCACGTCAAGCACGGTGAGGCAATCCTCCACGAACTGATGACCGGGTCGAAGAAAGAACAGGAGATGACCCAAGAGGCCTTCAACACGTGGTGGCCACGTATCATCCAGTTCTTCGGTCCGACCGACAAGCAGTCGACGCACCACGGATTCGCGAGTGAAGTCGGCCTCAAGCAGAAGTCCAACGACGAACTTCGCCGTGCGTTCCTCAACACGTACATCCCGAAAGCCGAGAAGTACGGCCTCGAGATTCCGGACACGCCGCGCATCGAGAAGAACGACGATGGGACCTACAACGTCCACGAAGAGGACCTCGACTGGGACGAGTTCTTCCAGATCGCGAAGAACGAGTACGAACCCGGACGCGGTCAAATCGACGCCCGCAAGGCTGGTCAGGAAGCAGTCGCGTGGGTTCGTGAATCGATGGACAACCACGAACAGCGCCTGTATGGCAGTACGACCCAGCAGGCGGCAGACTGA
- the paaB gene encoding 1,2-phenylacetyl-CoA epoxidase subunit PaaB has product MIWEVFRQKKAGDYHTHCGNVHAPDREMALLFAEIQHGRRMPTNSLWVVPQREIGEVDTEDVAFGGTTDKSYRWAMTYQFEAAAEEVAESEDEQAEAERQRRAVVDGDD; this is encoded by the coding sequence ATGATTTGGGAAGTTTTCCGACAAAAGAAAGCAGGCGACTATCACACGCATTGCGGCAACGTCCACGCACCCGACCGCGAGATGGCGTTGCTGTTCGCAGAGATACAGCACGGCCGACGCATGCCCACCAACAGTCTGTGGGTCGTCCCACAGCGAGAGATTGGCGAGGTCGACACTGAAGACGTCGCGTTCGGCGGAACGACGGACAAGTCGTACCGCTGGGCGATGACGTACCAGTTCGAGGCCGCGGCCGAAGAAGTGGCCGAATCCGAGGACGAACAGGCAGAGGCAGAACGACAGCGGCGTGCCGTCGTGGACGGTGACGACTAA
- a CDS encoding amidohydrolase family protein — translation MSVRDSLDEPRIIDTHAHQPTAEFLRDAGGEMMQDAAKKFGTEMETWDYEAMIEEYHEYGIGKAILLGWDAETNTGNPPVPNDYVAEVRDEYPDFFIGFGSVDPLKDDCVDEAIRCVEDLSLSGFKFQQIAQGFDPSDDAHTQLFDTIEDLGVPVIFHGGNSTLGAGSPGGRGLKIKYGNPMLIDDVAAEHPDLQILIAHPAFPWEKEQLAICQQKGNVYMDFSGWLPKYIDDQVLHYAKTVLQDKVMFGTDYPMIRPERWFESFDEHFDASDEVKRKVLWENAERFLGLD, via the coding sequence ATGTCCGTGAGAGACTCGCTCGACGAGCCGCGCATCATCGACACGCATGCACACCAACCGACGGCGGAGTTCCTCCGGGACGCAGGTGGTGAGATGATGCAAGACGCGGCGAAGAAGTTCGGCACCGAGATGGAGACGTGGGACTACGAGGCGATGATAGAGGAGTACCACGAGTACGGGATCGGGAAGGCAATCCTCCTCGGGTGGGACGCCGAGACGAACACGGGCAACCCGCCAGTGCCGAACGACTACGTCGCCGAGGTCCGTGACGAGTATCCCGACTTCTTCATCGGATTCGGGAGCGTCGACCCCCTGAAGGATGACTGCGTCGATGAAGCCATCCGCTGTGTCGAGGACCTGAGTCTCTCCGGGTTCAAGTTCCAACAGATTGCACAGGGGTTCGACCCGAGTGACGACGCTCACACCCAACTCTTCGACACGATAGAAGACCTCGGCGTCCCCGTCATCTTCCACGGTGGGAACTCGACGCTCGGGGCGGGGTCGCCCGGTGGTCGTGGACTGAAAATCAAGTACGGCAATCCGATGCTCATCGACGACGTGGCAGCAGAGCACCCCGACCTCCAGATTCTCATCGCACACCCGGCGTTCCCGTGGGAGAAAGAACAACTCGCCATCTGCCAGCAGAAGGGCAACGTCTACATGGACTTCTCCGGGTGGCTTCCAAAGTACATCGACGACCAGGTCCTCCACTACGCGAAGACCGTGCTGCAGGACAAGGTGATGTTCGGGACGGACTACCCGATGATTCGTCCGGAGCGGTGGTTCGAGTCATTCGACGAACACTTCGACGCCTCCGACGAGGTCAAGCGGAAGGTTCTCTGGGAGAACGCCGAGCGGTTCCTCGGACTCGACTGA
- the paaC gene encoding 1,2-phenylacetyl-CoA epoxidase subunit PaaC, with protein MAAAKQLPGPQELSDEEREAVEMLLYRLADDEFVIADRYTEWQVYAPTLESDLALANIAQDELGHARLWYDLLEDFGYDEPDLIWERDPAAWRHSTLCELPFADGDWADVIVRSYLYDEAEFIRLQALEDSSYPRLRDRVEKVLSEERYHREHARSWLERLCEDDDTRARMQDAVDRLLPYALTLFAPTDEEVEDRIDDLGLRTENLLSMREAWLDEVVPTLEANGLHVEEAQLPEQYDVHHADLDLPDEVGRDTSHTDAWFELHEDFTRSYRELGRHKAAKIMKDPDDE; from the coding sequence ATGGCAGCAGCAAAACAACTTCCAGGCCCACAAGAGCTCTCTGACGAGGAGCGCGAAGCCGTCGAGATGCTCCTGTACAGACTGGCGGACGACGAGTTCGTCATCGCCGACCGATACACTGAGTGGCAGGTCTACGCTCCGACGCTGGAGTCGGACCTCGCACTCGCGAACATCGCACAGGACGAACTCGGTCACGCGCGACTCTGGTACGACCTCTTGGAGGACTTCGGGTACGACGAGCCCGACCTCATCTGGGAGCGCGACCCAGCCGCGTGGCGCCACAGCACACTCTGTGAACTCCCCTTCGCAGACGGTGACTGGGCAGACGTCATCGTGCGGTCGTACCTCTACGACGAAGCAGAGTTCATCAGACTCCAGGCGCTCGAAGACTCGTCGTACCCACGACTCCGTGACCGCGTGGAGAAAGTCCTCTCCGAAGAGCGGTACCACCGTGAACACGCCCGAAGTTGGCTCGAACGTCTCTGTGAAGACGACGACACGCGAGCACGGATGCAGGACGCCGTCGACAGACTCCTCCCGTACGCGTTGACGCTGTTCGCACCAACTGACGAAGAGGTAGAAGACCGTATCGACGACCTCGGCCTGCGCACCGAGAACCTCCTCTCGATGCGTGAAGCGTGGTTGGACGAAGTCGTCCCGACGCTCGAAGCAAACGGTCTCCACGTGGAGGAAGCACAACTTCCAGAACAGTACGACGTGCACCACGCAGACCTCGACCTTCCCGACGAAGTTGGGCGTGACACGTCACACACCGACGCCTGGTTCGAACTGCACGAAGACTTCACGCGCAGTTACCGTGAACTCGGCCGCCACAAGGCAGCGAAGATAATGAAGGACCCAGACGATGAGTAG
- the paaK gene encoding phenylacetate--CoA ligase PaaK: MGVSDEADVTRLPRSELRRLQDERVRHVVEHAYENVEFYRNRLDAVGVYPTDIEGVEDLSKLPFTTKEDFRDEYPTGMFAVDMEDVVRIHASSGTTGKPKIVGYTQADLDVWREVISRGLRGAGLTSADSLQNAYSYGLFTGGFGFHDGATEMGMTVIPTGGGNTQRQVEMLVDLDVDSICLTPSYALYLAEVAEDMGHDPVDLPLSTILYGAEPCTEQMRQEIEAAFDATGIENYGLSEIIGPGVAVECLEQSGMHIWEDHFYPEVIDPDTGEPVGYGEEGELVLTTLTKHALPVLRYRTGDLTTLDDETCACGRTAVRMDSVTGRADDLLIVRGVNLYPSEVEAVVLEFDEVAPYYRIDLRRENSLDRLDLTVELTETFDGSRADLERRIRSRLSNVLSFTPDSVTLVDPGGIERTKVGKVKRVYDHR; the protein is encoded by the coding sequence ATGGGTGTCAGTGACGAGGCCGACGTGACACGACTTCCGCGGTCGGAGTTACGTCGGCTACAGGACGAACGAGTACGCCACGTCGTGGAACACGCCTACGAGAACGTCGAGTTCTACCGAAACAGGCTCGACGCAGTTGGTGTGTATCCAACCGATATCGAGGGCGTCGAGGACCTCTCGAAACTCCCGTTCACGACGAAAGAGGACTTCCGGGACGAGTACCCAACGGGCATGTTCGCCGTCGACATGGAGGATGTCGTGCGTATCCACGCCTCCTCTGGGACGACCGGAAAGCCGAAAATCGTCGGCTACACCCAAGCCGACCTCGACGTGTGGCGTGAGGTCATCTCACGTGGCTTGCGTGGAGCGGGACTGACGAGCGCCGACTCGTTACAGAATGCGTACAGTTACGGCCTCTTCACTGGTGGCTTCGGGTTCCACGACGGCGCGACAGAGATGGGTATGACCGTGATTCCAACGGGCGGTGGAAACACCCAACGACAGGTCGAGATGCTCGTGGACCTCGACGTCGATTCTATCTGCCTCACGCCGTCGTACGCACTCTACCTCGCGGAGGTCGCCGAAGACATGGGACACGACCCTGTCGACCTCCCGCTGTCGACGATTCTCTACGGTGCAGAGCCGTGTACTGAACAGATGCGGCAGGAGATAGAGGCGGCGTTCGACGCGACGGGCATCGAGAACTACGGCCTCTCGGAGATAATTGGGCCGGGTGTCGCTGTCGAGTGCCTCGAACAGTCCGGGATGCACATCTGGGAGGACCACTTCTACCCGGAGGTCATCGACCCCGACACCGGTGAACCAGTCGGCTACGGTGAGGAAGGAGAGCTCGTGTTGACGACGCTCACCAAGCACGCCCTCCCGGTGCTTCGCTACCGCACGGGTGACCTGACGACCCTCGACGACGAGACGTGTGCATGTGGTCGCACCGCCGTCCGTATGGACTCCGTCACAGGGAGGGCAGACGACTTGCTCATCGTTCGGGGAGTGAACCTCTATCCGAGTGAAGTCGAGGCGGTCGTCCTCGAATTCGACGAGGTCGCCCCATACTACCGAATCGACCTTCGGCGAGAGAACTCGCTCGACCGACTCGACCTAACGGTCGAACTCACCGAAACATTCGATGGCTCACGAGCGGACCTCGAACGTCGCATCCGCTCCCGACTCTCGAACGTACTCTCGTTTACTCCAGACAGCGTGACGCTCGTCGACCCAGGTGGCATCGAGCGCACGAAGGTCGGGAAAGTAAAGCGCGTCTACGACCACCGGTGA
- a CDS encoding ABC transporter ATP-binding protein, giving the protein MSDRDTLLSVRDLVSGYGSTRVLQGVDLDVERGSVVTLIGRNGVGKTTTLRSILGSVTPTSGSITFDGTDITMLSPEKTAREGISLVPEERRVFPGLTVSENVEIGRIGGRQDIDKPTVEEIIDEFENLARHRNSKGANLSGGEQQMLAIARALVSAPDLLMLDEPTEGLAPSIVKQVQRKITQLNDEGVTILLVEQNVQVALDAADYVYILDKGQVVHEGPADEIAADDEILDRYLGVSAAE; this is encoded by the coding sequence ATGAGCGACCGCGACACGCTCCTGTCGGTTCGAGACCTCGTCTCGGGCTACGGGTCGACGCGAGTCCTTCAGGGCGTCGACCTCGACGTCGAACGCGGGTCGGTCGTCACACTCATCGGCCGCAACGGTGTCGGCAAGACGACGACGCTTCGGAGCATCCTCGGGAGTGTCACGCCGACGAGTGGCTCCATCACGTTCGACGGGACGGACATCACGATGTTGTCGCCCGAAAAGACCGCCCGAGAGGGAATCTCGCTCGTCCCCGAAGAACGACGCGTGTTCCCTGGTCTCACCGTCAGCGAGAACGTCGAAATCGGTCGTATCGGTGGCCGACAGGACATCGACAAACCGACCGTCGAAGAGATAATCGACGAGTTCGAGAACCTCGCCCGACACCGCAACAGCAAGGGTGCGAACCTGTCTGGTGGTGAACAGCAGATGCTCGCCATCGCTCGTGCCCTCGTCTCGGCACCCGACCTGTTGATGCTGGACGAACCGACCGAGGGGCTCGCCCCGTCGATCGTCAAACAGGTCCAGCGCAAGATCACACAGTTGAACGACGAGGGCGTCACGATTCTCCTCGTCGAGCAAAACGTACAGGTGGCACTCGACGCCGCCGACTACGTCTACATCCTCGACAAGGGACAGGTCGTCCACGAGGGGCCCGCCGACGAGATTGCCGCAGACGACGAGATTCTCGACCGCTACCTCGGCGTCTCTGCAGCCGAATAG
- a CDS encoding enoyl-CoA hydratase/isomerase family protein, whose protein sequence is MRVEDEDGVRTVTFDRPEVKNAFTADVARELSAALESVTSDNFDAVVLTGDGDAFSAGGDIEAMAERDETAREAYQRVRDTLGRVAEAILTAPVPVVARVNGDAVGAGMSVVAACDFAYAVPDARFAASFVNVGLVPDAGATVTLPELVGLRAAKELAFTGKLISAERAAELDLVNEVVDADELDDVVDEMVQTLASRPTETLALAKEAIHANLGRPWRDGLEREAQAQTLAYDTEAHEEGVSAFLEKRRPNFD, encoded by the coding sequence ATGCGAGTCGAAGACGAAGATGGCGTTCGGACAGTGACGTTCGACCGCCCCGAGGTGAAAAATGCGTTCACTGCCGATGTGGCACGTGAACTCTCCGCAGCGCTCGAATCGGTAACGTCGGACAACTTCGACGCCGTCGTGTTGACGGGTGACGGTGACGCGTTCAGCGCGGGTGGAGATATCGAGGCAATGGCTGAACGTGACGAGACTGCGCGTGAGGCGTACCAGCGCGTCCGTGACACACTCGGTCGAGTTGCGGAGGCGATTCTCACTGCACCGGTTCCTGTGGTCGCACGCGTCAACGGTGATGCCGTCGGTGCTGGCATGTCCGTCGTCGCCGCCTGTGACTTCGCGTACGCCGTCCCAGACGCGCGGTTCGCTGCATCGTTCGTCAACGTTGGGCTCGTCCCCGACGCCGGAGCAACCGTGACGCTTCCCGAACTCGTCGGACTTCGCGCGGCGAAAGAGTTGGCGTTCACTGGTAAACTCATCTCTGCCGAACGCGCCGCCGAACTCGACTTGGTAAACGAAGTCGTCGATGCAGACGAGCTCGACGATGTCGTCGACGAGATGGTTCAGACGCTCGCCTCGCGGCCGACCGAAACACTTGCGCTCGCGAAAGAAGCAATCCACGCCAATCTCGGGCGTCCGTGGCGAGACGGCCTCGAACGAGAAGCACAGGCACAGACACTCGCGTACGATACTGAGGCCCACGAAGAAGGAGTTTCAGCGTTCTTAGAGAAGCGACGGCCGAATTTCGACTGA
- a CDS encoding class I SAM-dependent methyltransferase encodes MDKWDERFSEGTYPTDPEPSPVLRAYIETFPEGRALDVAAGTGRNAIFLAEEGYDVDALDQSSAGLEIIRERAVEAGVEDSIQTIQADATEYEYPVAEYDVITLSFFRILDRFGDIKTALKPGGVLFYQHHLQSSSPATIGPSTDRYRFQSNELLRACLDMTVLYYEESTEERDDRTSATATIVARNTHGGTQSYPRRHWDIDSP; translated from the coding sequence ATGGACAAATGGGACGAGCGGTTCAGTGAAGGGACGTACCCAACCGACCCAGAACCGTCTCCGGTGTTGCGTGCCTACATCGAGACCTTCCCAGAGGGGAGGGCACTCGATGTGGCAGCAGGTACTGGTAGAAACGCAATCTTCCTCGCGGAGGAAGGGTACGACGTGGATGCCCTCGACCAGTCGTCTGCGGGCCTCGAAATCATCCGCGAACGCGCTGTCGAAGCAGGTGTTGAAGATTCTATCCAGACGATTCAGGCAGACGCCACCGAGTACGAGTACCCAGTCGCGGAATACGACGTGATTACGCTGAGTTTCTTTCGAATCCTCGACCGCTTCGGAGACATCAAGACCGCACTGAAACCAGGAGGAGTCCTCTTCTATCAGCACCATCTCCAGTCGTCGTCGCCAGCGACGATTGGACCCAGCACCGACCGGTACCGATTTCAGTCGAACGAACTCCTCCGTGCGTGTCTGGATATGACTGTGCTGTACTACGAAGAGTCGACCGAGGAGCGAGACGACCGGACGTCCGCGACGGCGACGATTGTCGCTCGCAACACACACGGGGGGACGCAGTCGTACCCGAGGAGGCACTGGGATATCGATTCGCCATAA
- a CDS encoding helix-turn-helix domain-containing protein yields the protein MIDECLVAEFRIDGDDCPLARATTRVPVTIEANAPQLRADGNVLLHFSGPADDRLSAVLDEDESIRYLHVTHTDGGYTYRCLAKHPCVVHELVDVGFLVESMEYSNGGATMRGAVVGNEVLRGVMEKAAQTVGIQLQRVYPLRTDDESAIGRAWDLTPAQEESLHVAYEMGYFDLPRTITAADVAEELGISKSAFLERLRRAQRSLFGVLFG from the coding sequence GTGATAGATGAGTGTCTCGTTGCAGAGTTCCGCATCGACGGGGACGATTGTCCACTCGCGAGAGCGACCACGCGTGTCCCAGTCACCATCGAAGCGAATGCTCCCCAACTTCGTGCCGATGGAAACGTCCTCCTCCACTTTTCGGGGCCAGCGGACGACCGGCTTTCAGCAGTTCTCGACGAGGACGAGAGCATCCGGTATCTTCACGTCACTCATACCGATGGCGGCTACACCTACCGATGTCTCGCGAAACACCCGTGTGTCGTCCACGAGCTCGTAGACGTGGGGTTCCTCGTCGAATCGATGGAGTACAGCAACGGTGGCGCGACGATGCGAGGCGCCGTCGTCGGGAACGAGGTGCTCCGCGGTGTGATGGAGAAGGCAGCACAGACTGTCGGTATCCAACTTCAGCGCGTCTACCCACTCCGAACCGACGACGAGTCGGCGATTGGTCGTGCATGGGACCTCACACCGGCACAAGAAGAGAGCCTCCACGTCGCCTACGAGATGGGCTACTTCGACCTCCCACGAACGATTACCGCAGCGGACGTAGCCGAGGAACTCGGCATCAGCAAGTCGGCGTTCCTCGAGCGACTTCGACGCGCTCAGCGGTCGTTGTTCGGCGTGTTGTTCGGATAG
- a CDS encoding FKBP-type peptidyl-prolyl cis-trans isomerase: protein MTIETGDAVSLEYVGKLPDGTVFDTSRPEVAEAEGLAEGQDREYEPLTVEVGAGTVIEGLDEALVGMDVGDEESIEIPPEKAYGQPSEDRIREHETAQLREILGDDPEVGMYVQTQQGGLGEIVHADDEIVRIDFNHQLAGETLIFDIEIVDAN, encoded by the coding sequence ATGACGATCGAAACTGGCGACGCAGTCTCACTGGAATACGTTGGAAAGCTTCCCGATGGAACGGTCTTCGACACCTCCCGGCCGGAGGTTGCCGAAGCAGAAGGCCTCGCAGAGGGACAGGACCGAGAGTACGAACCGCTCACCGTCGAAGTCGGTGCCGGAACGGTCATCGAGGGTCTCGACGAGGCACTCGTCGGCATGGACGTCGGTGACGAGGAGTCTATCGAGATTCCGCCGGAGAAAGCGTACGGTCAGCCATCGGAAGACCGCATCCGCGAGCACGAGACCGCACAACTCCGTGAAATCCTCGGTGACGACCCCGAAGTCGGCATGTACGTCCAGACCCAGCAGGGTGGACTCGGCGAAATCGTCCACGCGGACGACGAAATCGTTCGAATCGACTTCAATCACCAGCTCGCAGGCGAGACGCTCATCTTCGACATCGAAATCGTCGACGCCAACTGA
- a CDS encoding rhodanese-like domain-containing protein, with protein MAKIRPDELDDRLDAGTAPFVLDIRPKDHYRRGAIEGSYNAPVYEDVRSGDESSLRRHLDDIPRERDVVVVCKMGIVAKRATSILQSEGYDATTLAGGMSGWNGYQNGSLTYKIRSLLWRFF; from the coding sequence ATGGCGAAGATTCGACCAGACGAACTCGACGACCGACTGGACGCCGGCACAGCACCATTCGTGCTCGACATCCGCCCCAAAGACCACTACCGACGTGGTGCAATCGAAGGGAGTTACAACGCGCCGGTCTACGAAGACGTCCGTTCGGGTGACGAGAGTTCGCTTCGTCGCCACCTCGACGACATTCCACGCGAGAGGGACGTGGTCGTCGTCTGTAAGATGGGCATCGTCGCGAAACGGGCGACGAGCATCCTTCAGTCGGAAGGGTACGATGCGACGACGCTCGCCGGTGGGATGAGCGGGTGGAACGGCTACCAGAACGGGTCACTCACCTACAAGATACGGTCGTTGCTGTGGCGGTTCTTCTGA
- a CDS encoding PaaI family thioesterase has protein sequence MDIEEFFESMPFAQLLGVEITEVDDGHAEGYIEMREELSWNADRVMAHGGVTFTLADTVGGAALVSRVDQPVPTIDMRIDYLAAGTGDLRAEADVVRLGGDVGTVDVDVYATTDDTLIATARGVYKTG, from the coding sequence ATGGACATAGAGGAATTCTTCGAGAGCATGCCGTTCGCCCAGTTGCTCGGCGTAGAGATTACCGAAGTCGATGATGGACACGCAGAGGGATACATCGAGATGCGCGAGGAGTTGTCGTGGAACGCCGACCGAGTAATGGCACACGGCGGCGTCACGTTCACCCTCGCGGACACTGTCGGCGGTGCAGCGCTCGTGAGCCGGGTCGACCAACCCGTACCCACCATCGACATGCGAATCGACTATCTCGCGGCGGGAACCGGTGACCTTCGAGCAGAGGCGGACGTCGTCCGTCTCGGAGGCGACGTTGGGACTGTCGACGTCGACGTGTATGCGACGACGGACGACACGCTCATCGCCACTGCACGAGGCGTGTACAAGACCGGGTAG
- the paaD gene encoding 1,2-phenylacetyl-CoA epoxidase subunit PaaD, which translates to MSSNLDSDPTDAQYCAHTDYTEGPVHDELPATGDGAVGLERDVWDALYSVEDPEMPISIVDLGLIYAVGVDAESGEARIDMTLTYTGCPARNMLQDDIRNAVAAVDGVEDVLVNLMWSPAWSISMVTEQGKKDLRDFGLSV; encoded by the coding sequence ATGAGTAGTAACCTCGACTCCGACCCGACCGACGCGCAGTACTGCGCGCACACAGACTACACGGAAGGCCCCGTCCACGACGAACTTCCGGCGACCGGCGACGGTGCAGTCGGCCTCGAACGAGACGTCTGGGACGCGCTCTACTCGGTCGAAGACCCGGAGATGCCCATCAGCATCGTCGACCTGGGTCTCATCTATGCGGTCGGAGTCGATGCCGAATCTGGCGAGGCACGAATCGACATGACCCTCACGTACACTGGCTGTCCGGCCCGAAACATGCTGCAAGACGACATCCGGAACGCTGTCGCCGCCGTCGACGGCGTCGAGGACGTGCTCGTCAACCTCATGTGGAGTCCGGCGTGGTCCATCTCGATGGTGACCGAGCAGGGCAAAAAAGACCTCCGTGACTTCGGGCTGAGTGTGTAA